From a region of the Nocardioides ginsengisegetis genome:
- a CDS encoding glycerophosphodiester phosphodiesterase family protein, with protein MSSRNISGAAALLLGAALVAPLHPAAAQAATDKPTFDLQAHRGGIGLTVESTLASFDKAIRLGVSTLELDVQITEDGEAVVTHDRKVNGSKCQDTGPATPGDPEYPYVGKYVNTLSLAQVRTLDCGSQTLPDFPGQQASPGERMPLLSEVFDLVKAYHANGLKLNVETKVEAGAPSETAPMEKFVQVTDHEIRAADIAPQVTIQSFDWSSLMRMKQVDPRLPLVALTNYDFLQVDQPGKSPWLGGLDIDDFDDDPIKAIDSFGASAFSPVHGFPQNGKVTDPGYQPYVTRAMVDEAHAAGIKVIPWTVDDKPTMNKLIDDGVDGMITDYPDRLREVLADRGFALPRAYGTARQAQPLQQAHAHNDYEHTHPLTDALDHGFTSVEADVWLVDGQLLVAHDRDQVVPGRTLESLYLSPLEARRKMNGGTEYPGWHGTFQLLVDVKSDASTTWPAIDRVLREHPNLMTTYTPSTTQQGAVTAVISGNRDRAAMLAQPTRYAGYDGRLADLDQGTSPSFMPLVSDNWTNTFTWDGAGPMPAAEEQKLRDIVARAHQHGYRLRFWATNDVAGASRDALWTELVKVGVDQINTDDLAGLQKFLAR; from the coding sequence ATGTCATCTCGGAACATCTCGGGCGCCGCCGCCCTCCTCCTCGGCGCGGCCCTCGTCGCCCCCCTCCACCCCGCGGCCGCGCAGGCCGCCACCGACAAGCCGACGTTCGACCTGCAGGCACACCGCGGCGGCATCGGCCTCACGGTCGAGAGCACGCTCGCGTCGTTCGACAAGGCGATCCGGCTGGGGGTCAGCACCCTCGAGCTCGACGTCCAGATCACCGAGGACGGCGAGGCCGTCGTCACCCACGACCGGAAGGTCAACGGCTCGAAGTGCCAGGACACCGGTCCGGCGACGCCGGGCGACCCGGAGTACCCCTACGTCGGCAAGTACGTGAACACGCTGAGCCTCGCCCAGGTGCGCACGCTGGACTGCGGCAGCCAGACGCTGCCGGACTTTCCCGGGCAGCAGGCCTCCCCCGGCGAGCGGATGCCGCTGCTCAGCGAGGTCTTCGACCTCGTGAAGGCCTACCACGCCAACGGGCTCAAGCTGAATGTCGAGACCAAGGTCGAGGCCGGCGCCCCCAGCGAGACCGCACCGATGGAGAAGTTCGTGCAGGTCACCGACCACGAGATCCGGGCCGCCGACATCGCGCCCCAGGTCACGATCCAGAGCTTCGACTGGAGCTCGCTGATGCGGATGAAGCAGGTCGACCCGCGGCTGCCGCTGGTGGCCCTGACCAACTACGACTTCCTCCAGGTCGACCAGCCCGGCAAGTCGCCGTGGCTCGGCGGCCTTGACATCGACGACTTCGACGACGACCCGATCAAGGCGATCGACTCGTTCGGCGCCTCGGCGTTCTCGCCGGTGCACGGCTTCCCGCAGAACGGCAAGGTCACCGACCCCGGCTACCAGCCCTACGTCACCAGGGCGATGGTCGACGAGGCGCACGCCGCCGGGATCAAGGTCATCCCGTGGACCGTCGACGACAAGCCCACGATGAACAAGCTCATCGACGACGGCGTGGACGGGATGATCACCGACTACCCCGACCGGCTCCGCGAGGTCCTCGCCGACCGCGGCTTCGCCCTCCCCCGTGCCTACGGCACGGCCCGCCAGGCCCAGCCCCTGCAGCAGGCGCACGCGCACAACGACTACGAGCACACCCACCCGCTGACCGACGCCCTCGACCACGGCTTCACCAGCGTCGAGGCCGACGTCTGGCTCGTCGACGGCCAGCTGCTCGTCGCCCACGACCGCGACCAGGTCGTCCCGGGCCGGACCCTCGAGAGCCTCTACCTCTCCCCGCTCGAGGCGCGCCGGAAGATGAACGGCGGCACGGAGTACCCCGGCTGGCACGGCACCTTCCAGCTGCTCGTCGACGTGAAGTCCGACGCGTCGACGACCTGGCCGGCCATCGACCGGGTGCTGCGCGAGCACCCCAACCTGATGACGACGTACACCCCCTCGACGACGCAGCAGGGCGCCGTCACCGCCGTCATCAGCGGCAACCGTGACCGCGCGGCCATGCTCGCCCAGCCCACGCGGTACGCCGGCTACGACGGCCGCCTCGCCGACCTCGACCAGGGCACGTCCCCCTCGTTCATGCCGCTGGTCAGCGACAACTGGACCAACACCTTCACGTGGGACGGCGCCGGCCCGATGCCGGCCGCCGAGGAGCAGAAGCTGCGCGACATCGTCGCCCGCGCACACCAGCACGGCTACCGGCTGCGGTTCTGGGCGACCAACGACGTCGCCGGCGCGTCCCGCGATGCGCTGTGGACCGAGCTCGTGAAGGTCGGCGTCGACCAGATCAACACCGACGACCTCGCCGGCCTGCAGAAGTTCCTCGCCCGATGA
- a CDS encoding SCO7613 C-terminal domain-containing membrane protein, with the protein MPRYADPTRCPDCGFLLPVDPDACPQCRLPLRHPLASQLFATLTSADQLLADLRATIDLAPALAVTPVPLPEDAPPAARRRGLTGASVPRILLSLGALCLLVAAITFLAVAWSWLGVGGRTTILVALTLLSGVLGNRLARRDLRVAGEALTVVAFGLLALDVVGADNAGWLGDLDVHGLTLAVGLVLGASALAMVVVDRAGLVATQIVAAFGLSVAGVGALGSTVHDHVVAVVVTLAATTLAVLGRRVGAAALSVASVAVAGTWWTGLALSGLSDASDHASVRALWLDGHAGGLVSAALLALLPLAFRPSRVVANAAAAVAAVLASTVVALPTLAEGMTRMALTCLVAVLVWSGVAAVVRRERLAVPLAPLALAALGVLAGALELVAFAADNVVSAGDAFTRTAGVRLVAATPETHRLLLVPLVLGLVVAVAATAEPRQRRTVGLAAVPVVALAATTTLALFAVPLWTVVACLSAVGLVLVADGVRRAGGRGAQQTAVGGLVALLGVGAALPSAGLTAAATAVVVAGAAWCLLRGAFPGGETAAGAVLPLSLAGLAWSLAEAVSVDTAYRAAPVLVVVGLLAIALPRVEIEAAATLAVLLVAPPAIEAASRPNTSLALHLTLAGALVTATALVHPSRRPVAWLGGLLLAAATWVRLADLGVTAPEAYTLPSAVALVLVGLWRLRRLPDSSTATALAPGLVLATTPSLLWLVTGDPISWRAVLLGLGCLALVLIGVRLRWGSPLVVGGLVGGLLALREVAPYTGNTPQWVLIGLAGTLLTVVGVTWESRLHDLRQATAYLARLR; encoded by the coding sequence ATGCCTCGCTACGCCGACCCCACCCGCTGCCCGGACTGTGGCTTCCTGCTGCCCGTCGACCCCGACGCCTGCCCGCAGTGCCGGCTGCCGCTCCGCCACCCGCTCGCGAGCCAACTCTTCGCCACGCTCACCTCGGCCGACCAGCTGCTCGCCGACCTGCGCGCCACGATCGACCTGGCCCCGGCCCTCGCCGTCACCCCCGTTCCCCTGCCCGAGGACGCGCCGCCCGCGGCCCGCCGCCGCGGGCTCACGGGCGCGTCGGTGCCCCGGATCCTGCTGAGCCTCGGCGCGCTGTGCCTGCTGGTGGCCGCCATCACGTTCCTCGCGGTCGCGTGGTCGTGGCTCGGTGTCGGTGGGCGTACGACGATCCTCGTCGCCCTGACCCTCCTCAGCGGCGTACTCGGCAACCGCCTCGCCCGGCGCGACCTGCGGGTGGCCGGTGAGGCGCTGACCGTCGTGGCGTTCGGCCTGCTGGCCCTCGACGTGGTCGGCGCCGACAACGCCGGCTGGCTCGGCGACCTCGATGTGCACGGCCTGACGCTGGCCGTCGGTCTGGTGCTGGGTGCGAGCGCGCTGGCGATGGTGGTCGTCGACCGCGCCGGTCTCGTCGCGACGCAGATCGTCGCGGCGTTCGGGCTGTCCGTGGCCGGTGTCGGTGCCCTGGGCTCGACCGTGCACGACCACGTCGTCGCCGTCGTGGTGACCCTCGCGGCCACCACCCTGGCGGTGCTCGGCCGCCGCGTCGGGGCCGCGGCGCTCTCCGTCGCCTCGGTCGCGGTCGCCGGCACGTGGTGGACCGGGCTCGCCCTGTCCGGGCTCTCCGACGCCAGCGACCACGCGTCCGTGCGCGCGCTGTGGCTCGACGGGCACGCCGGCGGCCTCGTGTCCGCGGCGCTGCTCGCCCTGCTCCCTCTCGCCTTCCGACCGAGCCGGGTGGTCGCCAACGCGGCGGCGGCCGTCGCCGCGGTGCTCGCCAGCACCGTCGTGGCCCTGCCGACGCTCGCCGAGGGCATGACGCGGATGGCCCTGACCTGCCTGGTCGCCGTGCTCGTGTGGTCGGGGGTCGCGGCCGTCGTACGGCGTGAGCGGCTGGCCGTGCCGCTGGCCCCGCTGGCCCTCGCCGCCCTCGGCGTTCTCGCGGGTGCCCTCGAGCTCGTCGCGTTCGCGGCGGACAACGTGGTGTCCGCGGGTGACGCCTTCACCCGCACCGCGGGCGTCCGGCTGGTCGCCGCGACACCGGAGACGCACCGGTTGCTGCTCGTCCCGCTGGTCCTCGGGCTGGTGGTGGCCGTCGCGGCGACGGCCGAGCCCCGGCAGCGCCGGACGGTGGGCCTGGCCGCCGTCCCCGTCGTCGCGCTCGCCGCCACCACGACCCTCGCGCTCTTCGCGGTCCCGCTCTGGACGGTCGTCGCCTGCCTCTCGGCCGTCGGGCTCGTCCTCGTCGCCGACGGCGTACGCCGGGCGGGTGGCCGGGGCGCGCAGCAGACGGCCGTCGGTGGGCTGGTGGCCCTGCTCGGCGTGGGTGCCGCACTGCCGAGCGCCGGCCTCACCGCGGCCGCCACGGCGGTGGTCGTGGCCGGGGCCGCCTGGTGCCTGCTGCGCGGCGCCTTCCCCGGCGGCGAGACCGCGGCCGGTGCCGTCCTGCCGCTGTCGCTGGCCGGGCTGGCCTGGTCGCTGGCCGAGGCGGTCTCGGTGGACACCGCCTACCGCGCCGCGCCGGTCCTCGTGGTCGTCGGGCTGCTCGCGATCGCCCTGCCCCGGGTCGAGATCGAGGCAGCCGCCACCCTGGCCGTGCTGCTCGTCGCGCCGCCCGCGATCGAGGCGGCCAGCCGACCCAACACCTCGCTCGCGCTGCACCTCACGCTCGCCGGCGCCCTGGTCACCGCGACCGCGCTGGTGCACCCGTCGCGCCGTCCGGTGGCGTGGCTCGGCGGCCTGCTGCTCGCCGCCGCCACGTGGGTGCGGCTGGCCGACCTCGGCGTCACGGCCCCCGAGGCCTACACCCTGCCGAGCGCCGTCGCACTCGTGCTGGTCGGCCTGTGGCGGCTGCGCCGACTGCCCGACAGCAGCACGGCCACCGCCCTGGCGCCCGGCCTGGTGCTCGCCACCACGCCGTCGCTGCTGTGGCTGGTGACGGGTGACCCGATCTCGTGGCGGGCGGTCCTGCTCGGGCTGGGCTGCCTCGCGCTGGTCCTCATCGGGGTGCGGCTGCGGTGGGGCTCGCCGCTGGTGGTCGGCGGACTGGTCGGCGGGCTGCTCGCCCTGCGCGAGGTGGCGCCGTACACCGGGAACACGCCGCAGTGGGTGCTGATCGGGCTGGCGGGGACCCTGCTGACCGTCGTCGGGGTGACGTGGGAGAGCCGCCTGCACGACCTCCGCCAGGCCACGGCGTACCTCGCCCGGCTCCGGTGA
- a CDS encoding Ig-like domain-containing protein → MTTAPGGRSRRLGALGCAALTAAALACASTTVGGPADAAPAGTVHLPDLTTVIPTDSFSIVDGPDGREFRYTHLVFNRGEGPLRIEPSYSEAAGTYLGHQQLMTHDAGDTWTVVDQRRIADAFTFHAEHGHFHFPLATFGLFEVAPGGGIGAAVTMSPKVGFCISDSYIYDTSMEHAGVGHDWWGTCADPTTLRGLSVGGADEYDYRDPGQSVPLDGVPDGTYWFRAMSDPNNDFVESDESNNETDVLVTLSQGTVTVGTTTEPDTTPCTSELVSPAGGDTVSGTVALTSTTSAGNPARVRYLVDGTPVGSTTAGAPYDVDWASGTVVDGQHWLAARVTTGAGRVCTSPVRAITVDNSSGPDHAGPLVTFTDPEAGSTVGGRVAVAVRAVDASGVDHVQFLLDGKPLKAARTAPPYTVIWNSRETTPGTHHLGARAVDTRGNATTRTIRVDVVPTTPPKPLSIDASVVARGSDSLTTPKLSTSYRREVLLALVSYDGPAGADGQSAQVSGAGLTWHLVKRSSSQSGVSEIWAARTTARVSSRTVTATPASPGYDGMLSVVSVRNGARVGVAAAAGAPSGAPDFYVPAVQEGSLVFAAGNDWDAAVARTPVSNQVVRRQWLDTAAGDTFWVQALKRPTTAHRLVTIRDTAPTADQWNYVGVEVVARH, encoded by the coding sequence ATGACGACTGCACCCGGCGGCCGCTCCCGCCGTCTCGGAGCCCTGGGCTGCGCGGCCCTCACGGCCGCCGCCCTCGCCTGCGCCAGCACCACCGTCGGCGGTCCTGCCGACGCCGCACCCGCCGGCACCGTCCATCTCCCCGACCTGACCACGGTCATCCCCACCGACTCCTTCTCCATCGTCGACGGTCCGGACGGGCGGGAGTTCCGCTACACGCACCTGGTCTTCAACCGGGGTGAGGGGCCGTTGCGGATCGAGCCGTCCTACTCCGAGGCCGCCGGGACCTACCTCGGCCACCAGCAGCTCATGACCCACGACGCCGGGGACACCTGGACGGTCGTGGACCAGCGCCGGATCGCCGACGCGTTCACCTTCCACGCCGAGCACGGCCACTTCCACTTCCCGCTGGCGACGTTCGGCCTCTTCGAGGTCGCGCCCGGCGGCGGCATCGGGGCGGCGGTGACCATGTCGCCGAAGGTCGGCTTCTGCATCTCCGACTCCTACATCTACGACACCTCGATGGAGCACGCCGGCGTCGGGCACGACTGGTGGGGCACCTGCGCAGATCCGACGACGCTGCGGGGGCTCTCGGTCGGCGGGGCCGACGAGTACGACTACCGCGACCCCGGCCAGTCGGTGCCCCTGGACGGCGTCCCGGACGGCACGTACTGGTTCCGCGCCATGTCCGACCCCAACAACGACTTCGTCGAGTCCGACGAGAGCAACAACGAGACCGACGTGCTGGTGACCCTGTCGCAGGGCACGGTCACCGTCGGGACGACCACCGAGCCGGACACCACGCCCTGCACCAGCGAGCTGGTGTCACCCGCGGGCGGCGACACGGTCTCGGGCACGGTCGCGCTCACCTCGACGACGTCGGCGGGCAACCCGGCGCGCGTGCGCTACCTCGTCGACGGCACCCCGGTCGGGTCCACGACCGCGGGGGCGCCGTACGACGTGGACTGGGCCTCGGGGACGGTCGTCGACGGCCAGCACTGGCTCGCCGCTCGGGTGACCACCGGCGCGGGTCGCGTCTGCACCTCGCCGGTGCGCGCGATCACGGTCGACAACAGCAGCGGCCCGGACCACGCGGGTCCACTGGTCACGTTCACCGACCCCGAGGCGGGGAGCACCGTGGGCGGCCGCGTCGCGGTCGCGGTCAGGGCGGTCGACGCGAGCGGGGTCGACCACGTGCAGTTCCTGCTGGACGGGAAGCCCCTCAAGGCGGCCCGCACCGCACCGCCGTACACGGTCATCTGGAACAGCCGCGAGACGACCCCCGGGACGCACCACCTCGGCGCCCGGGCCGTCGACACCCGGGGCAACGCCACGACGAGGACCATCCGGGTCGACGTCGTGCCCACCACCCCGCCGAAGCCGCTCAGCATCGACGCGTCCGTCGTCGCCCGCGGCTCCGACAGCCTGACCACGCCGAAGCTGTCCACCTCCTACCGGCGCGAGGTGCTGCTCGCCCTCGTCTCGTACGACGGTCCCGCGGGCGCAGACGGCCAGTCGGCGCAGGTGTCGGGGGCCGGCCTGACCTGGCACCTCGTCAAGCGGAGCAGCTCGCAGTCCGGCGTCTCAGAGATCTGGGCGGCCCGGACGACCGCGCGGGTCAGCTCGCGGACGGTCACGGCAACCCCGGCGTCGCCCGGCTACGACGGGATGCTCAGCGTCGTCTCGGTGCGCAACGGCGCCCGGGTCGGCGTCGCCGCAGCGGCCGGTGCGCCCAGCGGGGCACCGGACTTCTACGTCCCCGCCGTCCAGGAGGGATCGCTCGTCTTCGCCGCGGGCAACGACTGGGACGCCGCCGTCGCGCGAACCCCGGTGTCGAACCAGGTCGTGCGCCGGCAGTGGCTGGACACGGCCGCGGGCGACACGTTCTGGGTGCAGGCGCTCAAGCGCCCCACGACGGCACACCGTCTCGTCACGATCCGCGACACCGCACCCACCGCCGACCAGTGGAACTACGTCGGCGTCGAGGTCGTGGCCCGGCACTGA
- a CDS encoding Calx-beta domain-containing protein has translation MTSPLRSRLSVLAVGSLVIAGVTVPAFADGDPQPTSTITGHADWVEQAYEASSGGADLDPQQSEVDGPQRTPFGTGSHQIEIGQSTVQTELYRTPKYDGTALSELTRLEYSTYAKRTSGTGDLRQPTYLRLNVDTNGDNERDHSLYFFPANNVDRAGHPVANGQWQDWDVDSGKISVDGDGGPGATTTLAQYASDNPGAKLVNNDAGKPDGGALALVTGGNDAGNADPQNNGRYDVDRVIVGQAGVDTLFDFGPDSETSGATSQQTVEPGHAQGWASQAYDNVNYLTSDQQFVEGPGNPPSGGGSLRMTLSNDTNPDRVELFRTAQYDGTRLRDLRTLDFGTYQRPNSGNATPQQPVYARLSLDDDGDGQRDTSLFYYPANNGAVQQNAWQKWHAAEGVWGVNGDPGPQQSVTLDDYLVAHPDATIVNNTPDGNADGGGLSFLVGGSGTDTQMNGQYFLDDITVGKVDAATGHTKASDEFDLEPTAPAVSVGNARVSEGNSGATLKFPVTLDSTSGKDVTVTYGTADGTAKAGKDYTATSGEVTIPAGQKTATISVPVISDKVREDDESLSLTLGSPGFGTIADGTARGTIVNDDTRVGLKALPASDGRVRAKVDTLPAAPHAGVKVFRVVDGKAVQVFSGELNSLGRLNTVLDKQYKPGTKVTLYSLVVTDNGTYKSKRVTVVTG, from the coding sequence ATGACTTCCCCCCTTCGCAGCCGCCTGAGCGTGCTCGCAGTCGGGTCGCTGGTCATCGCCGGCGTCACCGTCCCCGCCTTCGCGGACGGTGACCCCCAGCCCACGTCCACCATCACCGGCCACGCCGACTGGGTCGAGCAGGCCTACGAGGCGAGCAGTGGCGGCGCCGACCTCGACCCCCAGCAGTCGGAGGTCGACGGGCCGCAGCGCACGCCGTTCGGCACGGGCAGCCACCAGATCGAGATCGGGCAGTCCACGGTGCAGACGGAGCTCTACCGGACCCCGAAGTACGACGGGACCGCCCTCTCCGAGCTGACCCGCCTGGAGTACTCGACGTACGCCAAGCGCACCTCCGGCACCGGCGACCTCCGGCAGCCGACGTACCTGCGGCTCAACGTCGACACCAACGGCGACAACGAGCGTGACCACAGCCTGTACTTCTTCCCGGCCAACAACGTCGACCGCGCCGGGCACCCGGTCGCCAACGGCCAGTGGCAGGACTGGGACGTCGACAGCGGCAAGATCAGCGTCGACGGCGACGGCGGTCCGGGCGCGACGACGACGCTCGCCCAGTACGCCAGCGACAACCCCGGCGCCAAGCTCGTGAACAACGACGCGGGCAAGCCCGACGGCGGTGCCCTCGCGCTCGTCACCGGCGGCAACGACGCCGGCAACGCCGACCCGCAGAACAACGGCCGCTACGACGTCGACCGGGTCATCGTGGGCCAGGCCGGCGTGGACACGCTGTTCGACTTCGGTCCGGACAGCGAGACCAGCGGTGCGACGAGCCAGCAGACGGTCGAGCCCGGGCACGCCCAGGGCTGGGCGTCGCAGGCCTACGACAACGTCAACTACCTGACCTCCGACCAGCAGTTCGTCGAGGGTCCCGGCAACCCGCCGTCCGGTGGGGGCAGCCTGCGGATGACGCTGTCCAACGACACCAACCCCGACCGCGTGGAGCTCTTCCGCACCGCGCAGTACGACGGCACCCGGCTGCGCGACCTGCGCACGCTCGACTTCGGCACCTACCAGCGGCCCAACAGCGGCAACGCGACCCCGCAGCAGCCGGTCTACGCCCGCCTGAGCCTCGACGACGACGGCGACGGCCAGCGCGACACCAGCCTGTTCTACTACCCGGCCAACAACGGTGCGGTGCAGCAGAACGCGTGGCAGAAGTGGCACGCGGCCGAGGGTGTCTGGGGCGTCAACGGCGACCCGGGCCCGCAGCAGAGCGTGACGCTGGACGACTACCTCGTCGCCCACCCGGACGCGACGATCGTCAACAACACCCCCGATGGCAACGCCGACGGCGGTGGCCTGTCGTTCCTCGTGGGTGGCAGCGGCACCGACACCCAGATGAACGGCCAGTACTTCCTCGACGACATCACCGTCGGCAAGGTCGACGCGGCCACCGGCCACACGAAGGCCAGTGACGAGTTCGACCTCGAGCCCACCGCGCCGGCGGTCTCGGTCGGCAACGCCCGGGTCTCCGAGGGCAACAGCGGCGCGACGCTGAAGTTCCCGGTGACGCTGGACAGCACGTCCGGCAAGGACGTCACGGTCACCTACGGGACCGCTGACGGCACCGCCAAGGCCGGCAAGGACTACACCGCCACGAGCGGCGAGGTCACCATCCCGGCCGGCCAGAAGACGGCCACGATCAGCGTGCCGGTCATCTCGGACAAGGTCCGCGAGGACGACGAGTCGCTGTCCCTGACGCTCGGCTCGCCGGGCTTCGGCACCATCGCCGACGGCACCGCGCGCGGCACCATCGTCAACGACGACACCCGCGTGGGCCTCAAGGCGCTGCCGGCCAGCGACGGCCGCGTCCGCGCCAAGGTCGACACCCTGCCCGCGGCGCCGCACGCCGGCGTCAAGGTCTTCCGCGTCGTCGACGGCAAGGCCGTCCAGGTGTTCTCGGGTGAGCTCAACAGCCTGGGTCGCCTCAACACGGTGCTCGACAAGCAGTACAAGCCGGGCACCAAGGTCACGCTGTACTCCTTGGTCGTGACCGACAACGGCACCTACAAGTCCAAGCGGGTCACGGTCGTCACCGGCTGA
- a CDS encoding MFS transporter, with amino-acid sequence MATGPASPRKVALASAVGATIEWYDFFLYGTAAGLVFGKLFFNGLDGPAAQFAAFGTFAVGFIARPIGGFLFGHFGDRIGRKKMLIWTLAIMGLGTAAIGLLPSYDRIGVWAPVLLIVLRVLQGIGVGGEYGGAVLLAVEFAPQGRRGFFGSFAHIGVPGGLFLASGAFALASRLPDDAFLAWGWRACFLVSVVLLAIGAWIRMSVMETPAFAQVQEEKQVSAMPVGQLLRRQPRRLLLGMGTRFIEGFTFNFFSVYLLAYAVTTVGVSKQTVLYSIMAGAALGVGLVVVSGRLSDRFGRKTIYNAGTVVALLFAFPAAWLVQTGQTWAVAATFIGGLGVIYGVVYGPLAAFWSELFDTRYRYTALSTLYQMSGIVASGFTPLIAAWLVSRGGGDLWLVATYNVGVALVSLVCARFLPETLGRDLQVDEAAEPNSATAPRHRETVAA; translated from the coding sequence ATGGCAACCGGACCGGCCTCACCCCGAAAGGTCGCTCTGGCCTCAGCGGTCGGCGCGACCATCGAGTGGTACGACTTCTTCCTCTACGGCACGGCCGCCGGCCTCGTCTTCGGCAAGCTCTTCTTCAACGGCCTCGACGGCCCGGCCGCCCAGTTCGCGGCGTTCGGCACCTTCGCGGTGGGCTTCATCGCCCGACCCATCGGCGGCTTCCTCTTCGGCCACTTCGGGGACCGGATCGGCCGCAAGAAGATGCTGATCTGGACGCTGGCGATCATGGGCCTCGGCACCGCCGCGATCGGCCTGCTCCCGTCGTACGACCGGATCGGCGTGTGGGCACCGGTCCTCCTCATCGTGCTGCGGGTGCTCCAGGGCATCGGCGTGGGCGGCGAGTACGGCGGCGCCGTGCTGCTCGCTGTCGAGTTCGCCCCCCAGGGCCGTCGCGGCTTCTTCGGCAGCTTCGCCCACATCGGCGTGCCCGGCGGGCTCTTCCTCGCCTCGGGCGCGTTCGCCCTGGCGAGCCGCCTGCCCGACGACGCGTTCCTGGCCTGGGGCTGGCGCGCCTGCTTCCTGGTCAGCGTGGTCCTGCTCGCGATCGGCGCCTGGATCCGGATGAGCGTCATGGAGACGCCGGCCTTCGCGCAGGTGCAGGAGGAGAAGCAGGTCTCGGCGATGCCCGTCGGCCAGCTGCTCCGCCGCCAGCCCCGCCGGCTGCTGCTCGGCATGGGCACCCGCTTCATCGAGGGCTTCACCTTCAACTTCTTCTCGGTCTACCTGCTGGCCTACGCCGTGACCACCGTCGGCGTCTCCAAGCAGACCGTCCTCTACTCGATCATGGCCGGCGCCGCCCTCGGCGTCGGGCTCGTGGTCGTGTCCGGCCGGTTGAGCGACCGGTTCGGCCGCAAGACGATCTACAACGCGGGCACCGTGGTCGCGCTGCTCTTCGCGTTCCCCGCCGCCTGGCTCGTGCAGACCGGCCAGACCTGGGCAGTGGCCGCGACCTTCATCGGCGGGCTGGGCGTCATCTACGGCGTCGTCTACGGCCCCCTGGCCGCGTTCTGGAGCGAGCTGTTCGACACGCGCTACCGCTACACGGCGCTCAGCACGCTCTACCAGATGTCCGGCATCGTCGCCTCGGGCTTCACGCCGCTCATCGCCGCCTGGCTGGTCTCCCGCGGGGGTGGAGATCTCTGGCTGGTGGCGACGTACAACGTCGGCGTGGCGCTCGTCAGCCTGGTGTGCGCGCGGTTCCTGCCCGAGACACTCGGTCGGGACCTGCAGGTCGACGAGGCGGCCGAGCCGAACTCGGCGACCGCACCGCGGCACCGGGAGACGGTCGCCGCCTGA
- a CDS encoding ANTAR domain-containing protein, producing MTATEPMSSPLVEQAKGVLMLRYGHGSYESLATLTQWSHEAGVTLQALCRAMVSGICQGRVGPEDRHVVRWLEQRLRGELPGPVAPPVPAPRGGGEVGRSSRRSAPDITMVKRWRYASAVHAARALETGV from the coding sequence ATGACGGCAACCGAACCCATGTCCAGCCCGCTCGTCGAGCAGGCCAAGGGCGTGCTGATGCTCCGCTACGGACACGGCTCGTACGAGTCGCTGGCGACCCTTACGCAGTGGTCGCACGAGGCGGGCGTCACGCTCCAGGCCCTGTGCCGGGCCATGGTCAGCGGCATCTGCCAGGGCCGGGTCGGCCCGGAGGACCGGCACGTCGTGCGGTGGCTGGAGCAGCGGCTGCGCGGCGAGCTGCCGGGCCCGGTCGCGCCGCCCGTGCCGGCGCCGCGCGGTGGCGGCGAGGTCGGCCGGAGCAGCCGTCGGTCGGCGCCCGACATCACGATGGTCAAGCGCTGGCGCTACGCCTCCGCCGTGCACGCGGCGCGGGCGCTCGAGACTGGGGTATAG
- a CDS encoding ester cyclase yields MTDNADLARSIYEAWNQRDFDLMADSVAPDGTLTVVGTGDTFTGQEGSRQYNQMWADAFPDGTITIDRLISSGDQVVVEFTGRGTHTGTLVTSMGEIPATGRSVTLHLCDIAEFKDGKVRTQRTYFDTGSLMSQLGLGVGQAAASTQQ; encoded by the coding sequence ATGACAGACAACGCAGACCTCGCACGCAGCATCTACGAGGCGTGGAACCAGCGCGACTTCGACCTCATGGCCGACTCCGTGGCACCCGACGGCACCCTCACCGTCGTCGGCACCGGCGACACCTTCACCGGCCAGGAGGGGTCGCGGCAGTACAACCAGATGTGGGCGGACGCCTTCCCCGACGGCACGATCACGATCGACCGGCTGATCTCCTCGGGCGACCAGGTCGTCGTGGAGTTCACCGGACGCGGCACGCACACCGGCACCCTGGTCACGAGCATGGGCGAGATCCCTGCGACCGGGCGCAGCGTCACGCTGCACCTGTGTGACATCGCCGAGTTCAAGGACGGGAAGGTCCGGACCCAACGGACCTACTTCGACACCGGATCGCTCATGTCCCAGCTCGGGCTCGGGGTCGGGCAGGCCGCCGCATCGACGCAGCAGTAG